GAAGCTTCTGTTCTATTGGGACAGGTGTATCATTTATTATGGCCGGTAACCAAGGTCACCGGTACGATTGGATATCTAGTTTCCCATTCTTTTATATGGAAGAAGAACCTGCATTCGCAAAGGGCATTAACGGCTATTGTCCGGCAGGCGATACCATTGTCGGGAATGACGTATGGATTGGTGCCGAGGCGATGATTATGCCAGGCATAACAATCGGAGATGGGGCCGTAATTGGAAGCCGCGCCCTAGTCACAAAGGATGTCTTACCTTATTCAATTGTTGGTGGTAATCCTGCAAAGGAAATTCGAAGGAGATTTGATAACAATCAAATTGAAATGCTGCTAGCAATGAAATGGTGGGATTGGGAGATTGAGAAATTAAAGCCTGTGATACCACTGTTATGCAGCGGTAATATAGACGAACTTTACCGATACAGTAAAAACAGTACAATTTCGGGATAAAAAAGTTCTTCCTTTGAGAATCTCCTCAAAGATTCTCAAAGGAAACCTTAATGTGCATAAAACTAATCCGATACCGTTCTACTGAACGCATCTACAGCAAGAAGTGCATCAGCAACTTCTTCTATGGAAAGATTTGGATTGAGGTTTTTTAATGTATCATTATCGCTATTTGCGAGTTCGCCTATATTTAACAGTCCCTCCCTACTAACATTTTCCAAATGGATTTCTTTTAACGTTGTTGGCATTTTTATGGATCGATAGAAGCGAATATAGCGAGCAATTTCATCATCATCACGCCTTTCAAGCACCATTTGCGTCAATGTACCATAGGCTACTTTTTCACCGTGTGTTAAATGATGAATATCGCCAGAAACAGCGGTAAACCCATTGTGGATGGCATGAGCAGCAGCAAGTCCTCCATTTTCAAATCCTAGGCCGGAAAGCAAAGTATTAGCCTCCACAACTGCTTCTACCGCAGGGGTAACGAGTTTTTCTGAAACTGCCATGTAGGCACTATACCCATATCTTAACAACGTCCTTTCGCAAGCTTCGGCAACGGCCATCCCTGCAATTGTGGGTATTCCATTGACCATAGATTTTGAATTGGTGCGTGCAACGGCCTGTGCTTCAACAAATGTTGCCAATCCATCGGCAATACCCGAAGCAAACAGTCGTACCGGTGCCTGAGCACAAACATACGTATCTACCAGAACCAGTTCAGGATTTTTTGTGTAGAAACGGTAACTATCGAATACACCATCGTCTGTATAAATAACTGACAGTGCACTGCAAGGAGCATCGGTGGAAGCTACGGTAGGTACTATTACCACTGGTTGTTTAAGCTCATCGGCTACTGCTTTAACCGTGTCAAGTGTTTTCCCACCACCCAAGCCGACTACGACTGTTGTCCCTTCAGCGCGCGCTTTCTTTGCCAAACGCTGAATTTCCTTTTTTGAAGCTTCACCATTGAATTTTTCGTAATGAAATGATGTTTTGGCACTATCCAAAGATGCTATTACCTTATCCCCTATTAATTCCCAAACAACCTTATCGGAAACCAAAAATGCTGAGTCTCCCAATTCAGTAACGTAACTGCCCAGCTCATTAATGACGTCTCTCCCTTGAATATATTTCTGTGGAGATGAAAAGATAAATTTACTCATACAAATGCTATTTTTTACTCTACAAAACTTCTACTGATTTGTTCTGTGGAAAACTCAGCTATAGAACGGGTATTCAGTAAGCTAACAAACGACCACAGGCAATAATCGCGATCCAAATTATAATTGATAAAAATGCAGATATCTTTACCGAAATGGGGGAGTCATAAAAACTGCTCACTTCAATATTTTTCTTGAAAATAAACTTATGAAATACCAGCACATTGAGTGCGGCAATACCCAGTAAGATCATTTTGAGCCAAAATGTTGGATCCACACCAAGGGATTTTGCGTTAGTAATGAATAATAGAATTCCCGAAGGTGCAATAAGTATCAGACCTCTTGCCGACCAGGGTAACAAATGATTGGATAACTCCTGCAATGGAAGACTTTTAGAAAAGCCTAACAAGCGCAGATCAAACATAAAGGCCGCACCAACAAGAAGAACAATACCAACTATATGGACAATCTCCAAAGCTGGGTACAACCACATGGATTGGCGTATACCCAACGCCAAAGATGTACTTTCCAACCAGCTAAAAAAGTTAGACATAAAAAAGAGTTTACAAATTAACGTAACTCATATTTTTTGTCTCCAATAAATATTCGCTCCGCACGCATTTCTGTTTTTTTGGTTTTATGAGGATAAGCAACTATTCTCACAGCAGTTCCTTTTTTGATCATATCTGCAGATAATCCACGATTGGTCATACGACTAGCGGGTGCCAGATAAACCGTCCACATCTCTTCTTTATATTTTACTTCCGCTAGTGCGTGTGGATTTTCGTAAACAGATTGCTCAATAGTAGTTTTGAAATCCAACACCTTATTTTGGTCATAACTGGCCCATCCGTGGTGGAACGATGTAAATGAAACACAGAGCAGAAATAAACTTGCCACTGAAATATTTTTTAGGTAAGTCATAATTTGGAAAATTTAGTTTGTTAACGTATCAATCTATATTCTTAGAACAAAAGGCTAGCATCTATGTTTTCAATCCGCTGTTTAAAAGCTACTAATATTGTATTCCCCCCGCGAAGCAATAGCATTCTGCAACTCCCGTGGAATTGTTTCGATAGACATGGTTTATGCTTTAATTTCATAAAAAACATACCGATCTGGTAACAAAAAAATATCTAAGATTGCCATATGCTGGCCAACTCCTTTATTTTCCAAAATTTAAAGCTATTTAAAAGAGGTTCAAGGTCCTGGCAAAGTTGCATAGACCAATGGCATATGGTTAAAAAGTGTTAAAGCAGTATACCTATATGCTCGTTTTTGTTATTTTTAGTTCAAATGAATCGTATTTACGCGCTCACCTCAATTGTTTCAACTATATGCGTCTGCGTAACAGCCCCTGTTTCTGCGCAGACCGGCATACCTATCCACGGAGTTGTCGTATTGACCGATACCGGTATATCTAAAACCGCCGTAAAGGTAGGTAATACGATAATCAACAACCTTGCAACTCACGAAGCCACCTCTCCCGATAATTTAGGCGTTTTTTCCATAAACGCCAAAATAGGTGATTCAATTGAAATTTTATGTAATGGTTTTCCGAGAAAAATCATGCCGGTAACGAGTTATGAACATATGACTGTATATCTTGACCGGACAGTTTTATTGGATGAGGTGGTAATAAGCGCCAATATTGATAAAAAAGCGGATATGGGCCAGTTAATTACAAACTATAATCGCCAAAAAAAGATCTATTTTGACGGACAACCACCTATAGCATTACTATCTCCATTTGACGGCAGCCCGATCACCTTTTTCCGTGAACTGCTAAGCAGGGACGCAAAACAGGTTAGAAGATTTAAAGCTCACCTGAACCAATTATTAGAAAGTGACCAAATAGAAATGAGATTCAATAAACAAACGATAAAAAAAGTGATCACTATAAATGATAATGAAATCACAGATTTTATTACAGCCTATCGCCCAGATTTGACGGAACTTGAGAGCTGGTCGGACTATGAGCTCTATAAATACATCAAAAAATCATACACCGCTTTTAAAAAATCACCCCCTTAGACAAACCTATGCTATCGTCACCTCATTCATCAAGTATATATCTTGTATCTTATTCAACAGTTCCACACCTTCTTTAAAGGGCCGCTGAAATGCTTTTCTACCTGATATTAAACCAGTCCCACCTGCTCGCTTATTGATGACAGCTGTGCGGACGGCTTCTGCGAAATCATGTTTACCTGAAGCCCCTCCCGAATTAATTAATCCGGCTCTTCCGGCAAAACAATTTAACACTTGATATCGGCATAAATCAATCGGATGATCAGTACTTAATTCGGTATACATCCGTTCGTCTAGCTTACCGTAACTGCTGTCTCCTAAATTTAATGCTTTGTATCCCCCATTTAACTCGGGAAGTTTTTGCTTAATGATATCTGCCTGAATCGTAACCCCCAAATGATTAGCTTGACCGGAAAGGTCTGCTGACAAGTGATAATCAATGCCCTCTCTCTTAAACGCATCGTTACGTAGATAACACCATAAAATGGTGGCCATACCTAAAGAGTGCGCTTCTGCAAAAGCTTGACTGATTTCAATGATCTGTCTTCCAGATTCGGATGAACCAAAGTAGATAGTCGCTCCAATAGCGGTTGCCCCCAGATTCCAAGCCTCTCTGACCGTTCCGAATAAGATCTGATCACTCTTATTGGGATAGGTCAACAGCTCATTGTGATTAATCTTGACTATAAATGGTATCTTATGCGCATATTTCCTAGCAACAGCCCCTAATACACCATAAGTAGTTGCAACCGCATTACACCCTCCCTCAATAGCCAACTTCACTATATGTTCCGGCTCAAAGTATATTGGATTAGCTGCAAAAGAAGCGCCAGCGCTATGCTCAATACCTTGATCAATAGGTAAGATGGATAAATACCCTGTAGATGCTAATCTGCCGTGTCCGAAAAGGTTACCCAAGCTTTTCAGTACCTGTGGGTTCCTGTCTGAAATACTATATACTTCGTCAATGAACGACGGAGAAGGCAAATGAAGTAATTCTTTTGGAATAGTCTTACTTTGATACGAAAGCAAATCCTCGGCACCTAAGTATTGAATTAGTTGGTCGATATTCATAACTGCTATTTTATTTATTTTACAACCAATATGGTTAAAAAAAGTTCATCATTTAACCTTCGTTTTATAAAAGAAGTTCCATCACTCCTGCGATGAACGGAAAAACATGCAAACTTTAGGTAAACTGACGCAAGCTAATTATAAATACACTAGTGATAATTTGGATAGTGATAAACGCATTTTACAAAATACGACTGATTTTTGTTAATTTTAATGTGATTCAATTTTGAAGTTCTACTTTTTAACTAAATAGTATGGATTATATAACAATTAGATGGGCCGACCTAGATCCAAATTTTCATCTGCGACATAGTTCTTATTATGATTTCGCCGCACAGGAGCGAATTTCTATTTTAAACCAATACAATATTACTATTGCCGCAATGAAGGAACAACAATTTGGACCGGTGCTTTTTAAGGAAGAGTGTGAGTTTAAACGTGAAATTACGATGACCAGTAAAATCTATATTGAGACTAAGTTATTGAGAATGAAAAAAGATGCTTCGTTTTGGATCATCCGACATCGGTTTCTTTCAGATACGAATAAGTTACATGCTATATTAAAAGTTGAGGGCAGTTGGATGGATACGATAAAGCGAAAATTAGCCAAGCCTGTTCCAAAAATTGTATATAAAGGGCTGTATAGTTTTCCTAAAACGGACGATTTTGAATACATACAATGATGATATAAATATAATCTTTAAAAGAAACTCACATGTGGTTGGAATTTCATTGAAAGTATCAGTTATAACCAAGCTAAGCAAATCATATTATGGAACTGAGAACGGAATTTTCTAAAACGGATATTGGATTAAAGGTATTATACTCCGGATTACTCGTTGGTACATTTGATATACTCGCAGCTTTAGTAAATTATTACCTTTCTACAGGCAAAAACCCGTTGTTTGTTTTCAAATATATTGCCAGTGGCCTTTTTGGTACGGACGCTTTCTCAGGGGGTATTGCTATTATTCTGGCAGGTTTGCTTCTACATTATATCATAGCTATGGTATTTGCGGTAGTGTTTTACTTACTGTATTTTAATGCGCCAATTTTATCAGCGTATAAAATCGTCACTGGCATCATGTATGGAGTTTTTGTATGGACAATTATGAACTTGATCGTTGTACCCCTTAGCCAAACACCGAAAAGCGCATTCAATGGACTCCAAGCTTTGAAGGAAATGCTGATCCTAATCGTTATGATCGGCCTACCGTTATCTTTTCTTGCCCATTATTTTTTTTCAATTAAAAATCGA
This Olivibacter sp. SDN3 DNA region includes the following protein-coding sequences:
- a CDS encoding DUF6152 family protein, whose amino-acid sequence is MASLFLLCVSFTSFHHGWASYDQNKVLDFKTTIEQSVYENPHALAEVKYKEEMWTVYLAPASRMTNRGLSADMIKKGTAVRIVAYPHKTKKTEMRAERIFIGDKKYELR
- a CDS encoding class I fructose-bisphosphate aldolase, which translates into the protein MNIDQLIQYLGAEDLLSYQSKTIPKELLHLPSPSFIDEVYSISDRNPQVLKSLGNLFGHGRLASTGYLSILPIDQGIEHSAGASFAANPIYFEPEHIVKLAIEGGCNAVATTYGVLGAVARKYAHKIPFIVKINHNELLTYPNKSDQILFGTVREAWNLGATAIGATIYFGSSESGRQIIEISQAFAEAHSLGMATILWCYLRNDAFKREGIDYHLSADLSGQANHLGVTIQADIIKQKLPELNGGYKALNLGDSSYGKLDERMYTELSTDHPIDLCRYQVLNCFAGRAGLINSGGASGKHDFAEAVRTAVINKRAGGTGLISGRKAFQRPFKEGVELLNKIQDIYLMNEVTIA
- a CDS encoding thioesterase family protein → MDYITIRWADLDPNFHLRHSSYYDFAAQERISILNQYNITIAAMKEQQFGPVLFKEECEFKREITMTSKIYIETKLLRMKKDASFWIIRHRFLSDTNKLHAILKVEGSWMDTIKRKLAKPVPKIVYKGLYSFPKTDDFEYIQ
- the catB gene encoding type B chloramphenicol O-acetyltransferase, producing MKNFFESPFKGKIIAYHTSNPNIIAGRYSYYSGYYHGHSFDDCARYLMPDRDDVDKLIIGSFCSIGTGVSFIMAGNQGHRYDWISSFPFFYMEEEPAFAKGINGYCPAGDTIVGNDVWIGAEAMIMPGITIGDGAVIGSRALVTKDVLPYSIVGGNPAKEIRRRFDNNQIEMLLAMKWWDWEIEKLKPVIPLLCSGNIDELYRYSKNSTISG
- a CDS encoding glycerol dehydrogenase, whose product is MSKFIFSSPQKYIQGRDVINELGSYVTELGDSAFLVSDKVVWELIGDKVIASLDSAKTSFHYEKFNGEASKKEIQRLAKKARAEGTTVVVGLGGGKTLDTVKAVADELKQPVVIVPTVASTDAPCSALSVIYTDDGVFDSYRFYTKNPELVLVDTYVCAQAPVRLFASGIADGLATFVEAQAVARTNSKSMVNGIPTIAGMAVAEACERTLLRYGYSAYMAVSEKLVTPAVEAVVEANTLLSGLGFENGGLAAAHAIHNGFTAVSGDIHHLTHGEKVAYGTLTQMVLERRDDDEIARYIRFYRSIKMPTTLKEIHLENVSREGLLNIGELANSDNDTLKNLNPNLSIEEVADALLAVDAFSRTVSD
- a CDS encoding DUF6644 family protein, which gives rise to MSNFFSWLESTSLALGIRQSMWLYPALEIVHIVGIVLLVGAAFMFDLRLLGFSKSLPLQELSNHLLPWSARGLILIAPSGILLFITNAKSLGVDPTFWLKMILLGIAALNVLVFHKFIFKKNIEVSSFYDSPISVKISAFLSIIIWIAIIACGRLLAY